From one Cyprinus carpio isolate SPL01 chromosome B3, ASM1834038v1, whole genome shotgun sequence genomic stretch:
- the LOC109069357 gene encoding LIM domain-containing protein 2-like has translation MDNRNASDDKPVQRSKSFSLKTQTETCASCEKTVYPMERLVANNLIFHTTCFCCKHCNTKLSLGTYAALAGEFYCKPHFQQLFKSKGNYDEGFGRKQHKELWASKDAESITKTA, from the exons gACAACAGGAACGCGTCTGATGACAAGCCCGTTCAGCGTTCTAAG TCTTTCAGTTTAAAGACACAGACCGAGACGTGTGCATCATGTGAGAAAACCGTGTATCCGATGGAGAGATTGGTGGCCAACAACCTCATCTTCCACACCACGTGTTTCTGCTGCAAGCATTGCAACACCAAACTCAG TCTGGGTACCTATGCAGCGCTGGCGGGGGAGTTCTACTGCAAACCACACTTCCAGCAGCTCTTCAAGAGTAAAGGGAACTATGACGAGGGCTTTGGGCGCAAGCAGCACAAGGAGCTCTGGGCctccaaggatgcagagagcatCACCAAGACAGCATAA
- the LOC109111830 gene encoding mitogen-activated protein kinase kinase kinase 3-like, whose translation MNERQALHSIMKDLVALQMTRRQSASTHDTAKPKPVSTASSSKRMEDVRIKFEFCGERRILMFGRPVQFEEVQQKVKTFFGQQLDLHYMNNELSIPLRDQDDLDKAIDLLDRSSNTKSIKIMLLTQEKSNASSSSHHTLCKQVRIKTSQSTGDVSTAYQSSETRGRHHSTSSQNTGRSSPPPGYVPECQQRIARQGSYTSINSEGEFIPETSDQCVLDSWSSAENSVSGSCQSLDSNSDSPSVRKPRTHRVKSYPDNRQDCADRENHVYDKIVGKGGTYPRRYHVSLHHKDHSEGRRTFPRIRRAQGNLFTLVPSRRSLNGSEESLGSWQLVDTQARLRPQDRPVPHKSPTAPVTWRRGKLLGQGAFGRVYLCYDVDTGRELAAKQVHFDPASPETSKEVSALECEIQLLKNLHHERIVQYYGCLRDHIEKTLTIFMEYMPGGSVKDQLKAYGALTENVTRKYTRQILEGMSYLHSNMIVHRDIKGANILRDSAGNVKLGDFGASKRLQTICMSSTGVRSVTGTPYWMSPEVISGEGYGRKADVWSLGCTVVEMLTEKPPWAEFEAMAAIFKIATQPTNPQLPSHISEHTRDFLRCIFVEAKYRPSAEELLRHPFSQILC comes from the exons ATGA ATGAGAGACAGGCTCTTCATTCAATTATGAAGGATCTGGTGGCCCTGCAGATGACCAGGCGCCAGTCGGCGTCAACTCATGACACGGCAAAACCTAAACCGGTCAGCACTGCCAGCTCTTCCAAAAGAATg GAGGATGTCAGGATTAAGTTTGAGTTCTGTGGTGAAAGAAG gatTCTGATGTTTGGGCGGCCTGTGCAGTTTGAGGAAGTCCAGCAGAAAGTCAAAACATTCTTCGGTCAGCAGTTAGACCTGCATTATATGAATAATGAG CTGTCCATTCCCCTGCGTGATCAGGATGACTTGGATAAAGCCATTGATCTGTTGGACCGCAGCTCAAACACGAAGAGCATCAAGATCATGCTGCTGACACAGGAAAAAAGCAAT GCCTCTTCTTCATCTCATCACACATTGTGTAAGCAGGTTCGTATCAAGACCTCTCAGTCCACCGGTGATGTCAGCACTGCCTACCAATCCTCAGAAACAAGAGGACGCCACCACTCCAcca GCTCTCAGAACACTGGCCGAAGTTCTCCGCCCCCTGGTTACGTTCCTGAGTGCCAACAGCGAATCGCACGTCAGGGATCCTACACCAGCATCAACAGCGAGGGGGAGTTCATACCTGAAACCAGCGACCAGTGT GTGCTGGATTCTTGGAGCAGTGCAGAAAACTCTGTGTCTGGCAGCTGTCAGTCCCTGGACAGCAACTCTGACAG TCCCTCAGTCAGGAAACCTCGGACACACAGGGTTAAGAGTTACCCTGACAACCGACAGGACTGTGCAG ACCGGGAAAACCATGTATATGATAAGATTGTAGGGAAAGGAGGGACGTACCCTCGCAGGTATCATGTGTCACTGCATCATAAAGACCACAGTGAAG GTCGACGGACATTTCCACGGATCCGTCGTGCCCAGGGAAACTTGTTCACGTTGGTGCCGTCGCGGCGTTCACTGAATGGCAGTGAGGAGAGTTTGGGGAGCTGGCAGCTGGTTGATACTCAAGCCAGACTCCGCCCACAGGACCGCCCAGTCCCTcataagt CCCCTACAGCTCCAGTGACGTGGCGCAGGGGGAAGTTGCTTGGTCAGGGTGCTTTTGGAAGGGTTTATCTGTGCTATGATGTGGACACAGGCAGGGAACTTGCAGCAAAACAGGTTCATTTTGACCCTGCCAGTCCAGAGACCAGCAAG GAGGTGAGCGCTTTAGAGTGTGAGATACAGCTGTTGAAGAACCTGCATCACGAGCGAATCGTTCAGTACTACGGTTGCCTTAGAGACCATATTGAAAAGACCCTCACCATTTTCATGGAGTATATGCCCGGG GGTTCAGTCAAAGACCAGCTGAAGGCTTATGGGGCTTTGACAGAGAATGTGACACGCAAGTATACCAGACAAATTCTGGAGGGCATGTCCTACTTGCACAGCAACATGATCGTCCACAGGGACATCAAAG GTGCCAACATCCTGCGAGATTCAGCCGGCAACGTGAAGCTGGGAGATTTTGGTGCCAGTAAGCGGCTTCAGACCATCTGCATGTCCAGCACTGGGGTCCGTTCTGTTACTGGAACGCCGTACTGGATGAGCCCAGAGGTCATCAGTGGAGAGGGGTACGGCCGGAAGGCAGACGTTTG GAGTCTAGGCTGCACTGTGGTGGAGATGTTGACAGAAAAGCCTCCGTGGGCTGAATTTGAGGCCATGGCAGCCATATTTAAGATTGCCACTCAGCCCACCAACCCCCAGCTGCCCTCTCACATCTCCGAACACACTCGGGACTTCCTCCGCTGCATCTTCGTGGAGGCCAAGTACCGGCCGAGTGCAGAGGAACTGCTCAGACATCCCTTCTCCCAGATCTTGTGCTGA